Proteins encoded in a region of the Stieleria neptunia genome:
- a CDS encoding SMP-30/gluconolactonase/LRE family protein, with product MAEVIEATPLDTPDSDALRFLPEGPYQIAPGAFSWVGIQHGAEAPHGSLNRYDFESGKNVSQDLPGRPGFAFPCQTANRFVVGCERSLGFFDVASGQWEPFCEAVDQDVTNTIINDGLAYEDNLIFGTKDLEFATKKAGLYLYRGRDRQLIQLRDDQICSNGKAILLDGGQLSLIDIDSPTRQVVRYGVDLDNGTLTEPDVVLDLTSDPAVPDGAILTPDGTGLIIAMFLPQSAAFGETRLYDLASGQCRKVWRTPLSPQNTCPALVEHAGTLKLVITTAVENMSAEDQAVCSNAGRLFVADSGLDVGDWSPPVFQA from the coding sequence GTGGCCGAAGTCATCGAAGCAACGCCGTTGGACACCCCCGATTCGGACGCGCTGCGTTTTCTCCCCGAAGGCCCGTATCAGATCGCGCCGGGGGCATTCTCCTGGGTGGGGATTCAACATGGGGCCGAAGCCCCCCACGGAAGCCTGAATCGCTACGACTTTGAAAGCGGAAAAAACGTTTCACAAGATCTTCCGGGCAGGCCGGGTTTTGCCTTCCCCTGCCAGACCGCAAATCGCTTTGTCGTCGGCTGCGAACGCTCCCTGGGATTCTTTGACGTCGCGAGCGGCCAGTGGGAACCGTTCTGCGAAGCCGTCGATCAGGACGTGACCAACACGATCATCAATGATGGACTGGCCTACGAAGACAACCTGATCTTCGGAACCAAAGACCTGGAGTTTGCGACCAAGAAAGCGGGGCTTTACCTGTACCGCGGACGCGACCGCCAATTGATTCAGCTGCGTGACGACCAGATCTGCAGCAATGGCAAGGCAATCCTGCTCGACGGGGGGCAACTTTCGCTGATCGACATCGATTCGCCGACTCGACAAGTCGTTCGCTACGGCGTGGACCTCGATAACGGAACCTTGACCGAACCGGACGTCGTGCTCGATTTGACTTCCGACCCGGCGGTTCCCGATGGGGCGATCCTGACGCCCGACGGCACCGGGCTGATCATCGCGATGTTCTTGCCCCAATCGGCCGCCTTCGGAGAAACCAGGCTCTACGATTTGGCCAGTGGGCAGTGCCGCAAGGTCTGGCGGACCCCGCTTTCACCCCAGAACACTTGCCCGGCCCTCGTCGAACACGCCGGAACACTCAAACTGGTGATCACGACGGCCGTCGAAAACATGTCTGCCGAGGACCAAGCGGTGTGTTCCAACGCGGGCAGGCTGTTTGTCGCCGATAGCGGCTTGGATGTCGGGGATTGGAGCCCACCGGTGTTCCAGGCATGA
- a CDS encoding NAD(P)H-hydrate epimerase, with product MKRDDVRRVDQIAIEDYGMLGLVLMENAGRGAAERIAALCQESPGGAAHPVCILCGPGNNGGDGYVIARHLELLGFSVHILSLVPLERLTGDASVNASIAAKAGLPLQVATSAEDLDRWITDDETVVDCLLGTGATGAPRGLYGDAVKLANKRRGLRVAIDLPTGLDCDTGIPSQPTFRADLTVTFVAEKEGFTKADAKPWLGTVRVVGIGVPQALLNDFAVA from the coding sequence GTGAAACGTGATGACGTCCGACGCGTCGATCAGATCGCGATCGAAGACTACGGAATGTTGGGCCTGGTGCTGATGGAAAATGCCGGGCGTGGCGCGGCCGAGCGAATCGCCGCGTTGTGCCAGGAATCTCCCGGAGGTGCCGCCCACCCGGTTTGCATCCTTTGCGGCCCGGGCAACAACGGGGGCGACGGGTATGTGATTGCCCGCCACCTGGAATTGCTCGGGTTCTCCGTCCACATCCTATCGCTGGTCCCCCTCGAACGATTGACCGGCGACGCGAGCGTCAACGCGTCGATCGCAGCGAAAGCAGGTTTGCCCCTTCAGGTCGCCACGTCCGCGGAGGACCTGGACCGGTGGATCACAGACGACGAAACCGTCGTGGACTGTCTGCTCGGCACGGGGGCGACGGGCGCCCCGAGAGGCCTTTATGGCGATGCGGTGAAACTGGCAAACAAGCGGCGTGGACTGAGAGTCGCCATCGACCTGCCCACCGGACTGGACTGCGACACCGGAATCCCTTCCCAGCCCACGTTCCGTGCCGACTTGACCGTGACCTTTGTCGCCGAAAAAGAAGGCTTTACAAAGGCCGACGCCAAACCCTGGCTGGGAACCGTGCGAGTCGTCGGCATCGGAGTCCCCCAAGCCTTGCTCAACGACTTCGCAGTGGCGTAA
- a CDS encoding FmdB family zinc ribbon protein encodes MPLYEYECSQCDKSIELLVRSAEEQVSCPECGSDQLTRLMSAPAAPNMKGANGSLPMASEGQSCGAPRCCGGICQ; translated from the coding sequence ATGCCATTGTACGAATACGAATGTTCCCAATGCGACAAGTCAATCGAGCTGCTCGTCCGGTCGGCCGAGGAGCAGGTTTCGTGCCCGGAGTGCGGCAGTGACCAGCTGACGCGGTTGATGAGCGCCCCGGCGGCTCCGAACATGAAGGGTGCGAATGGTTCCTTGCCGATGGCTTCCGAAGGCCAGTCGTGCGGGGCGCCGCGATGCTGTGGCGGGATTTGCCAGTAG